Below is a genomic region from Trichoderma asperellum chromosome 2, complete sequence.
TCCGAAGTCGCCATCTGATAAAGCGAATGATGCCTTCAAATGGTGTCAGCACCTGGATGGAGACGGAGAAACAGACACCGCAAGAGTCTGCACATACCTCTTGATAAAGCGTATCAGCAGCCCTAATCCAATGCTTCATAGCGATATTAACGTTGAAGGCAAAGTTCTCAGCCTGTGCCACAAGCTCCTTGACGCTCTGCGGCCGAGCCGGCGCCATGCTTGGACGGGCCTCCATTGCGATTTAGGCGAGATGGCTGTTTGGATAGTGTCAGAGAGTGTCTCTGCGAATCCTGACCGCTCTAGATTAAGGGTTGCATTCTAGAgggcaaggctgccgccAAGAGCTGCAGAGATAAAGAGTTGCCTGGTAGGCAGAAAGATTGTTGTTCCTGGGAAGCCTGGTGCAACCGACAAAGGCGAAGCAGCATGTACGTACATGTGTTTTGCCCCTCCAACTAGGTACATAGTAGGCACCTAACAATGGCGGGGCAGGCGCTGAAGACTTGGGGAATGGAGGGAGGATTTAATTGTTTAATTACATGCGCAGGCTGGCTAGCGCAGCGCTCAGAGCACTATTGCGCCTCTATCGTGAACAACTCTTCAAAGGGGGCATCAGAGTCTGATATCTAGTGGTAGGGATATTGAAGACACGATCGTCTCCTACAGCAAGTCTTGCGACACAGAATCTGGCTGACGCCTTTTAAATAGATGCATTGATATTAGCCTTTGATTTAATTCATCTATTATTGTCTATTTTCCTCCACTGGCCGCTTGGGCTCCGGCTTGGAGCTGAATAATCtcagtcttcttcttctcgataTTCTCCTGTGTCTCCTTAATCTGACCTTCTAATCTTGTACTACGCGCAGTGCTTAGGTTAGCTATGACATCAAAAGTTCACTTGCACAAGGTGGTGACCAACATTTCGCCTCCAATAAAATCCAGGCGGCCCTTGACGGTGCTCTCTGCCTCAAAAGTCTCCTGCTTGAGCAAGACGGGCCCTACAAGCTTGTAGACGacctcatcctcgccaatATTTTCGAATTCCTCCAAGCCGTTAGCTTTCACGCTCCTCGTTGGCAAATCGACAGAACAAAGAATGCTCACCTTTTGCACACCAAGGTTCTCCTGTCTCTGGCCTTCTAGCTTTTGGCGCGAAGCCACTGTGTTTTGAAGGTCTAAAAAGCAAAGTGAATCAAGTCAGTTGGCATGAGACTCTTGTACCGGTCAAACTGGGCATGTGTGGCAGGGAGGCAATCCAATACTCACCCTGCTGGAGCTTTTGATACTCTTCAGACAGGGACTGCAGCTTGGCTTGAATCTCTGCCATCTTGGGTTGGCAGCGAAGTGTGCTGGCTGTTTACTGCTTCCAGCTCGTATATCGGAGTCCAATCTTATGTATCAGCCTAATTCCAATTCCACCAGACAGGACTGACTGAGCCAACTTCGCCGACGAGTGCTAGGTCGAATTGGCGACGCCCCGCTTAGTATTAACAGGCAGCTCCAAATTGCGCCCCGTTACAGAGGTAAAGTGTTACCCCGCCAGCGGTCAAGCCTCAGTCCCGGTAGCGCAGGTACCGAGTTATTGTTCGATGTTGTCGGCCTGCTTCTTGTCATCATCTTGCGTTCCAGTCGGTTGATAAAGCCTGCTTTGCCCTTGGTGATTGCCCCGGCGGCCCCTTCGATACCTTCCACGACAGCTCTCGAGCGACAGGCATCCATCGCTCGGCATCTTTCCCAAAGACcgtcttgttcttgttctgcGCTCGCGTTTACGATTCCTCGGGCTGCGAAGAGGCGAAACCGTCATCATGTCCGTCAACTTTCGAGACCGGGCTATCGCCGAGGTCCAAAAGGCTATTGCCGCGGACAACGACAAGGAATACCAAAAGGCCTTCGATCTCTACATGTCGTCGATGGAGCTGTGGGTCAAGGCGCTGAAGTgggagaagaacaaggccatcaaggccACTATGCAGGAAAAGATGGCCACCTACTTAGACCGCGCCGAAAAGCTGAAGCAATTCTTACAAtccgagagcgagagcaaTGCGAACGGCGGGAAAACCCCCATGGGGGCCAATGGATCTAGCGCGGGAGGCAAGGCCAAGCCGTCggcagaagacgaagatagCAAGAAGCTTCGCAATGCGCTGTCAGGCGCCATTCTTCAAGAGCGGCCAAACGTGAGGTGGGAAGATATTGCTGGATTGGAGGGTGCCAAGGAAACGCTGAAGGAGGCCGTCGTGCTGCCCATCAAATTCCCAACTCTGTTTCAAGGCAAGCGACAAGCATGGAAAGGCATCTTGTTGTATGGCCCTCCAGGAACCGGAAAGAGTTACTTGGCCAAAGCCGTAGCAACAGAGGCAAACAGTACCTTCTTCAGTATCAGCAGTTCCGATCTGGTGAGCAAATGGATGGGTGAGAGTGAAAGGTAAGTCATGTTGTATTAGATGATGGCGATCCACTAGTTCTCGTAGCTGACGATTACCTACTGATAGGCTGGTGAAACTCTTATTCTCCATGGCGAGAGAGAACAAACCGTCCGTCATTTTCATTGACGAGATTGATGCTCTCTGTGGCCCCAGAGGCGAAGGTGAATCCGAAGCTTCTCGACGAATCAAGACCGAAATCCTGGTGCAGATGGATGGTGTCGGGAATGACAGCAAAGGCATCCTTGTCCTGGGAGCGACCAATATTCCCTGGCAACTAGATGCTGCTATTCGTCGGCGATTCCAGAGGCGTGTTCACATTGGATTGCCTGACATTAATGGGCGTGCAAGGATGTTCAAGCTTGCTATTGGCGATACAGACACTGCTTTGCAGCCTAGCGACTATAACACTCTGGCGACCTTGTCAGAGGGCTTCTCGGGTAGCGATATCAGCAACGTTGTCCAACATGCTCTCATGAGGCCGGTCCGGAAAATTCTACAAGCTACACATTTCAAGCCAGTACGTTTTATTATCAGCTTAGTATGCACCTGTACCATATCCCCTACTAATCCTACGGGTTCCTAGGTAATGAAAAATGGCAACCGGATGTTAACTCCTTGTTCTCCTGGAGACGACGAGAAGATTGAAATGACGTACGACGATGTAAAACCAGACGAACTGCTGGCTCCGGATGTGTCACTCGCGGATTTCGAGATCGCTTTGGGCGATTCACATCCGACGGTGTCCAAAGACGATATCGAGAAGCAGATTGAGTGGACAAATGAATTTGGCAGCGAGGGAGCTTAGGGAATGGGCGTGTCTTTGAGTGTACATGGCACAGCGGCGCTTTGAGGAGTTAGAGGGGCATCTAGGCACTCTTTGCACATACAGTTCTGAATTTGGGAATCGTAATCCATTTTActggaaaagacaaaagaagctGTTCATATTCGATTCTTTCATAGTAGATAGTGGGGCCGTCGTTTTAGTAGGATGCGAGCTTTCTTAGGTCAAAGACCGGAGATGGATTGGAATTGTCGTTACAAGTTCTCTTTACCTCGGATAATTAATGATTCGCTGATTTCTTGGTTTAAAGTAGAAGCATCGTAGACCGCTGCGTGATGATATATTGCGCCACCAGTATTTGCAGAATGGAGTGCGGATGGCAAGACTAAGGCCGGTGAGTAAGTGCATGGAGTGTAGTGTAGCCCCGCCACACCGAGACTCACCTTGAAATCTTCACGAGTTGGACATTTTTCAGCTGTTTTCATCCTTTGTTTTTCACAACATACCAGCGCAATTTGCTTATCAACGCCTTTCATTCATGTCATTTTGTTTCCATAATGGACGCACAAGCTTGGCCAGGCCAATGCGCCGGCCTGCAGTGGCTTTTACTCGAGCCGTAGCGACCAAAGTGAAGACCACTGAGATGCTGAAGGCAACCAGCAAGGTAGCGGAACAGCTCGACGCGACAGGCATATGGAAACGCAAAGGCGGTCGAAAAGCGAGTGGTGCTCCAAAAGCGATAGAGCCTCATAGAGTAAACATTGTGAGCGAAAAGCTGTGCGGTATGTacccccttctttttccttggcCGTTAGCTGAATGGCGGCGGTACAAGGCTGCTAGCTGCATACAACGAACTGACAGCTGGTCTTTCTGACCGACGCCGTAGATGATATCATAAAGTACATGGGCGCCTCATTAGAACGTCACAGAGGATGCGATTTGATTGATTTGAACCCTGGCGCGGGAGTCTGGAGTCGCAAGCTTCATAATTTCTTGGAGCCGCGAAATCACATCATGATGGACCTGGATGCTGAGCTGTACAGCCCATTTCTCAAAGATCTGATCTCGAAGGAAAACGTCCAGCTGATCCCAAAATCTGGTATCGTATGGAAGGATCTATTCGAAATGGTAGAGACAAATCTCTCTCACCAACAGGCTCTCTCTGCTGGAGCAGAGCCAACACGCAACGATACTCTCCTGGTTACAGCCAACTTATCCACATTCCCCAAAAAGTCTTTCTTGGGCTTCGATAGCATGAGCACCATGGTCATGTATCAGTTCATGTCTAGCATCAAGtcatcttctttgtttcAGAAATACGGGCTGGTGCGCATGCTGCTATGGGTAAATGACGAAGAGAAGCGTCGACTCATCCCTAAATCTCTTAATCGTCGCAAGCGAGGCTCATTTGAAGCCGAGCTTTCCTGCGAGTGGATTCATGAAGTGGCAGGACAAGAGTTGGAAGCTGAGAACCGCCATACGCTACGCGATGAATGGATCAACAAAGAGTCTGCTCTCAATACTCTAGGCAGGATGCAGGCACAAGGCCTCACAATGCCCAGGGGCCGAGGAGTGAAGACATACAAAGATTCGATAAAATCAAAGAAGCTCATAGGGCGGAAACTAGCCGGAGTTCATATGCCTGATATCTCACGACCTTTCAAAAAGGAACTGGAAGACCTCGAACACGAGTTTGTAGAGGACAGTGTGGAAGCCTCTGACAGGCTTAAATTCTTGC
It encodes:
- the VPS4 gene encoding Vacuolar protein sorting-associated protein 4 (BUSCO:EOG092D2BYU) gives rise to the protein MSVNFRDRAIAEVQKAIAADNDKEYQKAFDLYMSSMELWVKALKWEKNKAIKATMQEKMATYLDRAEKLKQFLQSESESNANGGKTPMGANGSSAGGKAKPSAEDEDSKKLRNALSGAILQERPNVRWEDIAGLEGAKETLKEAVVLPIKFPTLFQGKRQAWKGILLYGPPGTGKSYLAKAVATEANSTFFSISSSDLVSKWMGESERLVKLLFSMARENKPSVIFIDEIDALCGPRGEGESEASRRIKTEILVQMDGVGNDSKGILVLGATNIPWQLDAAIRRRFQRRVHIGLPDINGRARMFKLAIGDTDTALQPSDYNTLATLSEGFSGSDISNVVQHALMRPVRKILQATHFKPVMKNGNRMLTPCSPGDDEKIEMTYDDVKPDELLAPDVSLADFEIALGDSHPTVSKDDIEKQIEWTNEFGSEGA
- a CDS encoding uncharacterized protein (BUSCO:EOG092D4PES) codes for the protein MAEIQAKLQSLSEEYQKLQQDLQNTVASRQKLEGQRQENLGVQKEFENIGEDEVVYKLVGPVLLKQETFEAESTVKGRLDFIGGEITRLEGQIKETQENIEKKKTEIIQLQAGAQAASGGK